In Hymenobacter volaticus, the genomic window TAGCTGCCTGCGTACGCAGTTCAGTGGCTACGCTGGCATCCAGTGGCTCCGTGGTTCGGCCCATACCGAATGCGTCCACACTCACTGAAGCTAACACTAGAAATAGTACCCCAGCGTGCCGCAAACCTGCCCCAGCCGATTTGGCAACTGCTGGCAGCGCCTCAATTCGGCGCTGAAACCGAGGAAGCAGTATTTGAAGCAGAATGTGTAAAGAAGTTTTCATAGCAGGAAAGCGGAGCAGTAACTGGAGGTCTTTATAAAACCTTGATCAAAGCTACCTCGGCGACTTTCCCTATGTCTGGATACTAGTCCAACGTATTATAATACCATGCGAACAAGTGGAATTTGTAGTTAAACGTTTGGATATATTCCAGCATCTAGCTTCCTCCACTGTCTATCCGACCACGACATTTGGCTCGGCAGTGTAACTCCGAGACATGGGCCGCTTCTACCTTTTAAAGCAACTCAGGTTATGATAGGGCTAGCCAACTCTATACAAGTGTGGATTCATGAAACTTTCAAAGGCCAGTAAGCTGTATCTTTGCAGCCTTATTATGGAAACGAAGAAAGTTGCCTTTTATACGTTGGGCTGCAAGCTCAACTTCTCGGAAACGTCAGCCATCGGTCGGCAATTCGAGGACCATGGCTTCGAGAAAGTAGCCTTCGAAGACGCGGCCGACATTTACGTCATCAACACCTGCTCCGTCACAGACCACGCCGACCGTAAGTGTCGGAAAGTGGTAAAAGAAGCCTTGAAGCACAACCCCGACGCGTTTGTAACGGTGGTAGGCTGCTATGCGCAGCTTAAGCCGCAGGAAATTGCCGAGATTCCTGGGGTACATGCCGTTTTAGGCGCGGCCGAAAAATTTCAGTTGGTTGAAACGCTGGCCGGCTTTCGCAAGCCCACACCAGGCGAGCCAGGCCGAGTATACGCTTCTCCTATTTCGGCGGCTACCGAGTTTCATGCGGCGCAGTCCTACGGCGAGCGGACCCGCACCTTCTTGAAAGTGCAAGACGGCTGCGACTATTCCTGTTCGTTCTGCACCATCCCGCTGGCCCGCGGCCACAGCCGCTCCAACTCTGTGCAGAGCGTAGTGGACCGGGTGCAAGCCCTAGCCGGAACCGGCGTCAAGGAAATCGTGCTAACTGGCGTTAATCTGGGCGATTTTGGCTTGCAGGGCCCGGAGCGCGAGCGAAAAGAAAATTTCTATGATTTGGTACAGGCGTTAGACGAAGTGGAAGGCATCGAGCGGTTCCGCATTAGCAGTTGCGAGCCTAACTTGTTGTCCGACGAGATTATTCGGTTTGTAGCGCGCTCCAAGCGGTTCATGCCCCATTTTCATATCCCATTGCAGTCGGGCTCCAACAAGATTCTGGGATTGATGCGCCGCCGTTACCGCCGTGAGTTGTACGTGGAGCGGGTTCAGCTCA contains:
- the mtaB gene encoding tRNA (N(6)-L-threonylcarbamoyladenosine(37)-C(2))-methylthiotransferase MtaB, with translation METKKVAFYTLGCKLNFSETSAIGRQFEDHGFEKVAFEDAADIYVINTCSVTDHADRKCRKVVKEALKHNPDAFVTVVGCYAQLKPQEIAEIPGVHAVLGAAEKFQLVETLAGFRKPTPGEPGRVYASPISAATEFHAAQSYGERTRTFLKVQDGCDYSCSFCTIPLARGHSRSNSVQSVVDRVQALAGTGVKEIVLTGVNLGDFGLQGPERERKENFYDLVQALDEVEGIERFRISSCEPNLLSDEIIRFVARSKRFMPHFHIPLQSGSNKILGLMRRRYRRELYVERVQLIKEVMPHACIGVDVIVGFPGETEADFLDTYQFLNDLDVSYLHVFPYSERENTLAPTLPGRVQDRHRHDRTTQLRSLSEKKKRCFYEQHVGVETAVLFEDDVTNGHMEGFTPNYIRVTAKYDPLLVGELKRLRLTAVNPQNLMEAEELGIEVFQH